In Kaistia defluvii, one genomic interval encodes:
- the ppk2 gene encoding polyphosphate kinase 2, producing MPKQLEPSVDSPPIETKLGSFDLDDPVLPAWVEEAAFRSGGYPYDKSMKSDKYEEELTALQIELVKLQHHVIEKGLKVVMLFEGRDAAGKGGAIFALRQYLNPRNARDVALPKPSDTERGQWYFQRYIEQLPTAGEIVTFDRSWYNRAGVETVMGFCTPDERKVFLSQAPLLEAGLIDAGTILFKFWLDIGQEMQLKRFHERRHNPLKIWKLSPMDYAALGKWKDYSKARDSMLESTHTDKSPWIIALANDKRRARLNIIRYVLSKIDYPGRDKNVVREPDPLILGAGPRFLKKG from the coding sequence CTGCCCAAGCAGCTGGAGCCCAGCGTCGACTCCCCGCCGATCGAAACCAAGCTCGGCAGCTTCGACCTCGACGATCCCGTCCTGCCGGCCTGGGTCGAGGAGGCAGCGTTCCGATCGGGCGGCTATCCCTACGACAAGTCGATGAAATCCGACAAATACGAGGAGGAACTGACGGCGCTGCAGATCGAGCTGGTCAAACTGCAGCATCACGTCATCGAAAAGGGCCTCAAGGTGGTGATGCTGTTCGAGGGCCGCGACGCCGCCGGCAAGGGCGGCGCCATCTTCGCGCTGCGCCAGTATCTCAATCCGCGCAACGCACGCGACGTCGCCCTGCCGAAGCCCTCCGATACCGAGCGCGGCCAGTGGTATTTCCAGCGCTATATCGAGCAATTGCCGACCGCCGGCGAGATCGTCACCTTCGACCGCTCCTGGTACAACCGCGCCGGCGTCGAGACGGTGATGGGCTTTTGCACGCCGGACGAGCGCAAGGTGTTCCTCAGCCAGGCGCCGCTGCTGGAGGCCGGGCTGATCGATGCCGGCACGATCCTGTTCAAGTTCTGGCTCGATATCGGCCAGGAGATGCAGCTGAAGCGCTTCCACGAGCGCCGGCATAACCCGCTGAAGATCTGGAAGCTGTCGCCGATGGACTATGCGGCGCTCGGCAAATGGAAGGACTATTCCAAGGCCCGCGACTCGATGCTGGAATCGACCCACACCGACAAGTCGCCCTGGATCATCGCGCTCGCCAACGACAAGCGCCGCGCCCGCCTCAACATCATCCGCTACGTGCTGAGCAAGATCGACTATCCCGGCCGCGACAAGAACGTGGTGCGCGAGCCGGATCCGCTGATCCTCGGAGCCGGTCCGCGCTTCCTGAAGAAGGGTTGA
- a CDS encoding ATP-binding protein: MSDRDRIVEDEAQEAAKRGAMARLVEARPFFLTMAALLLFLVLIDQASAVAAGLVLAATIGFFALFLRGPDELPVRLSSRPPPSIWPETGIKRMADALPDPCVILDRRGVVRYANSRAEATFPIRPGDPLTFRLRNPDFVGAFDRVAAGGAAEKVQFLERGATERWYLAWFSALEPAGGASDRSGFIILIFSDLTEQRVSEKIRVDFVANASHELRTPLASLSGFIETMQGPAKDDAVARQRFLGIMHDQATRMSRLIDDLLSLSRIEMKAHMRPEAPVDLTGVIRGVVDALEPLARDLGVTIETELPETPLVVPGDRDELVQVFQNLIENGCKYGKLGQRVQVTATPPPGGRGGPVVTVRDFGAGIPAEHLPRLTERFYRADIQASHAQRGTGLGLAIVKHILNRHRARLLIESRPGEGSSFTVAFNVAFSGASLPAEGKSRDVSYI; encoded by the coding sequence ATGAGCGACAGGGACCGGATCGTCGAGGACGAGGCGCAGGAGGCCGCGAAGCGCGGGGCGATGGCCCGGCTGGTCGAGGCGCGGCCGTTTTTCCTGACGATGGCGGCGCTGCTTCTTTTCCTCGTGCTGATCGACCAGGCCAGCGCGGTCGCCGCCGGCCTGGTGTTGGCTGCGACGATCGGCTTCTTCGCGCTCTTCCTGCGTGGGCCGGACGAATTGCCGGTCCGCCTCAGCAGCCGCCCGCCGCCGTCGATCTGGCCCGAGACCGGCATCAAGCGCATGGCCGACGCGCTGCCCGATCCCTGCGTCATCCTCGATCGGCGCGGCGTCGTGCGCTATGCCAACAGCCGCGCCGAGGCGACCTTCCCGATACGGCCGGGCGATCCCCTGACCTTCCGGCTGCGCAATCCCGATTTCGTCGGCGCCTTCGACCGCGTCGCCGCCGGCGGCGCGGCGGAGAAGGTGCAGTTTCTCGAGCGCGGCGCGACCGAGCGCTGGTACCTGGCCTGGTTCTCGGCGCTGGAGCCGGCCGGCGGCGCCAGCGACCGCTCCGGCTTCATCATCCTGATCTTCTCCGACCTGACGGAGCAGCGGGTGAGCGAGAAGATCCGCGTCGATTTCGTCGCCAACGCCAGCCACGAACTGCGCACGCCGCTCGCCTCGCTCTCCGGCTTCATCGAGACGATGCAGGGCCCGGCCAAGGACGACGCGGTGGCGCGCCAGCGCTTCCTCGGCATCATGCACGACCAGGCGACGCGCATGAGCCGGCTGATCGACGATCTCCTGTCGCTGTCGCGCATCGAGATGAAGGCGCATATGCGCCCCGAGGCGCCAGTCGACCTGACCGGCGTCATCCGCGGCGTGGTCGATGCGCTGGAGCCGCTGGCGCGCGATCTCGGCGTCACCATCGAGACGGAGCTGCCGGAGACGCCGCTGGTGGTGCCGGGCGACCGCGACGAGCTGGTGCAGGTCTTCCAGAACCTGATCGAGAATGGCTGCAAATATGGAAAGCTCGGCCAGCGCGTGCAGGTGACGGCGACGCCGCCGCCCGGCGGACGCGGCGGGCCGGTGGTCACGGTGCGCGATTTCGGCGCCGGCATCCCGGCCGAGCACCTGCCGCGCCTGACTGAGCGATTCTACCGCGCCGACATCCAGGCGAGTCACGCCCAGCGCGGCACCGGCCTCGGCCTCGCCATCGTCAAGCACATCCTCAATCGCCATCGCGCCCGCCTGCTGATCGAGAGCCGCCCAGGCGAGGGGTCGAGCTTCACTGTCGCATTCAACGTTGCCTTCTCCGGGGCTTCATTGCCCGCTGAAGGAAAAAGCCGTGATGTTTCCTATATTTAG
- the pstS gene encoding phosphate ABC transporter substrate-binding protein PstS: MTFKKFALAAGLFAATIGFGSAQAADISGAGATFPYPVYAKWADTYKKETGVGMNYQSIGSGGGIKQIKAKTVTFGASDAPLKPEELAKAGLVQFPTVIGGVVPIINVPGLKPGEVTLDGQTLADIFQGKITKWNDEAIKKLNANVNLPDMAIAVVRRSDGSGTSFVFTTYLSQSSKAWADEVGAASAVEWPVGLGAKGNEGVAANVGQTQGSIGYVEYAFAAQNGMSYTKLVNKDGQIVAPEAANFAAAAANVDWANAPGYYVILTNEPGATSWPITAATFILVHAKPDNAADVAEALKFFSWAYDKGDAAAEELHYIPLPDSVVANIKATWAKEILGADGKPVFAAN, translated from the coding sequence GTGACATTCAAGAAATTCGCACTCGCGGCCGGCCTTTTCGCCGCCACCATCGGCTTCGGTTCGGCCCAGGCAGCGGACATTTCCGGCGCCGGCGCGACCTTCCCTTATCCGGTCTACGCCAAGTGGGCGGACACCTATAAGAAGGAAACCGGCGTCGGCATGAACTACCAGTCGATCGGTTCCGGCGGCGGTATCAAGCAGATCAAGGCCAAGACGGTGACCTTCGGCGCGTCCGATGCGCCGCTGAAGCCGGAAGAGCTGGCCAAGGCCGGCCTGGTCCAGTTCCCGACCGTCATCGGCGGCGTGGTTCCGATCATCAACGTCCCCGGCCTGAAGCCCGGTGAAGTGACCCTCGACGGCCAGACGCTGGCCGACATCTTCCAGGGCAAGATCACCAAGTGGAACGACGAGGCGATCAAGAAGCTCAACGCCAACGTCAACCTGCCGGACATGGCGATCGCCGTCGTGCGCCGCTCGGACGGTTCGGGCACCAGCTTCGTGTTCACGACCTACCTGTCGCAGTCCTCCAAGGCCTGGGCTGACGAAGTCGGCGCCGCTTCGGCCGTCGAATGGCCGGTCGGCCTCGGCGCCAAGGGCAATGAGGGCGTCGCCGCCAATGTCGGCCAGACCCAGGGTTCGATCGGCTACGTCGAGTATGCCTTCGCTGCCCAGAACGGCATGTCCTACACCAAGCTCGTCAACAAGGACGGCCAGATCGTGGCTCCGGAAGCGGCCAACTTCGCCGCCGCCGCCGCCAACGTCGATTGGGCCAATGCTCCCGGCTACTACGTCATCCTGACGAACGAGCCCGGCGCGACCTCCTGGCCGATCACCGCCGCGACCTTCATCCTGGTGCACGCCAAGCCGGACAACGCCGCCGACGTCGCCGAGGCCCTGAAGTTCTTCAGCTGGGCCTACGACAAGGGCGACGCAGCCGCGGAAGAGCTGCACTACATCCCGCTGCCCGACTCGGTCGTCGCCAACATCAAGGCGACCTGGGCCAAGGAAATCCTTGGCGCCGACGGCAAGCCGGTCTTCGCTGCAAACTAG
- the pstC gene encoding phosphate ABC transporter permease subunit PstC — translation MVDAAMTGAISAGMDSAKLKRMRRFKAGDATFRALTLSAALMVLVLLGGVIISLVHGSIPALSTFGFGFITSQSWNPVTEKFGALAPIYGTVITSFIALLIAVPVGIGIAIFLTELCPPWLKRPIGVAIELLAGIPSIIYGIWGLFVFAPFFQTTIQPFLIDIFAPIPVLNNLFAGPPYGIGILTAGFILAIMVLPFITSITRDVFDTVPPVLKEATYGLGCTTSEVVTKVVLPYTRVGVIGGVMLGLGRALGETMAVTFVIGNAHKISASILSPGTTISASIANEFTEAVGDLYTSSLIALGLILFVITFIVLAAARLLLMRMNVKAGN, via the coding sequence ATGGTCGATGCTGCGATGACAGGCGCGATCAGCGCCGGCATGGATAGTGCCAAGCTGAAACGCATGAGACGGTTCAAGGCCGGGGATGCCACCTTCCGGGCGTTGACCCTGAGCGCCGCGCTGATGGTTCTGGTGCTGCTGGGCGGCGTCATCATCTCGCTGGTGCACGGCTCGATCCCGGCGCTCTCGACCTTCGGCTTCGGCTTCATCACGAGCCAGTCCTGGAATCCCGTCACCGAGAAGTTCGGCGCGCTGGCGCCCATCTACGGTACGGTCATCACCTCCTTTATCGCGCTCCTGATCGCCGTTCCCGTCGGCATCGGCATCGCCATCTTCCTGACCGAGCTCTGCCCGCCCTGGCTGAAGCGTCCGATCGGCGTCGCCATCGAACTGCTCGCCGGCATTCCCTCGATCATCTACGGCATCTGGGGCCTGTTTGTTTTCGCCCCGTTCTTCCAGACGACGATCCAGCCCTTCCTGATCGACATCTTCGCGCCCATCCCGGTGCTGAACAATCTCTTCGCCGGCCCGCCCTACGGCATCGGCATCCTGACCGCCGGCTTCATCCTGGCCATCATGGTGCTGCCCTTCATCACCTCGATCACCCGCGACGTGTTCGACACGGTGCCGCCGGTTCTGAAGGAAGCGACCTACGGCCTCGGCTGCACGACCTCGGAAGTCGTGACCAAGGTGGTGCTGCCCTATACCCGCGTCGGCGTCATCGGCGGCGTCATGCTGGGCCTTGGCCGCGCGCTCGGCGAAACCATGGCCGTCACCTTCGTGATCGGCAACGCCCACAAGATCTCCGCCTCGATCCTGTCGCCGGGCACGACCATCTCGGCCTCGATCGCCAACGAATTCACGGAAGCCGTCGGCGATCTCTACACCTCGTCGCTGATCGCGCTCGGCCTGATCCTCTTCGTCATCACCTTCATCGTTCTCGCCGCGGCGCGTCTGCTGCTGATGCGCATGAACGTCAAAGCCGGCAATTGA
- the pstA gene encoding phosphate ABC transporter permease PstA, translated as MASNLGTIGSGGLSAASTPAAQAIYRRRRRGNKILLTLSVGATIFGLAWLVLILGALLYQGFSGLSLAVFTEMTPPPGSAGGLLNAIMGSLVMTFGGVIIGTPIGILAGTYMSEYGRNNKLTMVVRFINDILLAAPSIVIGLFVYEVVVVRMGHFSAFAGMAALAILVIPVVVRTTEDMLNLVPNQLREAAASLGLPRSIMIRHVAYKAAMSGIVTGVLLAIARVSGETAPLLFTALNNQFWSTNLNAPMSSLPVTIFQFALSPYPDWQKLAWTGALLITFTVLALNIVARAFLSPKAQK; from the coding sequence ATGGCAAGCAATCTCGGCACAATCGGCTCCGGCGGCCTTTCCGCCGCCTCGACGCCCGCCGCCCAGGCGATCTACCGTCGCCGCCGTCGCGGCAACAAGATCCTGCTGACGCTCTCCGTCGGCGCCACCATCTTCGGCCTGGCCTGGCTGGTGCTGATCCTCGGCGCGCTGCTCTATCAGGGCTTCAGCGGTCTCTCGCTGGCGGTCTTCACCGAAATGACGCCGCCGCCGGGCTCGGCCGGTGGCCTTCTGAACGCCATCATGGGCAGCCTGGTCATGACCTTCGGCGGCGTGATCATCGGCACGCCGATCGGCATCCTGGCCGGCACCTACATGTCGGAATACGGCCGCAACAACAAGCTGACGATGGTCGTGCGCTTCATCAACGACATCCTGCTGGCGGCGCCGTCGATCGTCATCGGCCTGTTCGTCTATGAGGTGGTCGTCGTCCGGATGGGGCACTTCTCGGCCTTCGCCGGCATGGCGGCGCTCGCCATCCTGGTCATCCCGGTCGTCGTCCGCACGACGGAGGACATGCTCAACCTGGTGCCGAACCAGCTTCGCGAGGCTGCCGCCTCTCTCGGCCTGCCGCGCTCGATCATGATCCGCCACGTCGCCTACAAGGCCGCGATGTCGGGCATCGTCACCGGCGTGCTGCTGGCGATCGCCCGCGTCAGCGGCGAAACCGCCCCGCTGCTCTTCACCGCGCTGAACAACCAGTTCTGGAGCACCAACCTGAACGCGCCGATGTCGTCGCTGCCGGTGACGATCTTCCAGTTCGCCCTGTCGCCCTATCCGGATTGGCAGAAGCTGGCCTGGACCGGTGCCCTGCTCATCACCTTTACCGTGCTGGCGCTCAACATCGTCGCTCGCGCCTTCCTCAGCCCCAAGGCTCAAAAATGA
- the pstB gene encoding phosphate ABC transporter ATP-binding protein PstB, with translation MTQSAMNTAGMAEKISIRNLKFFYGDNLALKTINLPLFEKKVTAFIGPSGCGKSTLLRVLNRMYDLYPRQRAEGEVIFDGKNVLDPDQDRNMLRARVGMVFQKPTPFPMSIYDNIAFGIRLYENISRSEMDGRVEAALTRGALWNEVKDKLHTSGLSLSGGQQQRLCIARTIAVRPEVVLFDEPCSALDPISTAKIEELIDELTTDYTIAIVTHNMQQAARVSDYTAFMYLGELIEFDETTKIFTAPSDKRTQDYITGRFG, from the coding sequence ATGACCCAGTCCGCGATGAACACGGCCGGCATGGCCGAGAAGATCTCGATCCGCAATCTGAAGTTCTTCTACGGCGACAACCTCGCGCTGAAGACCATCAACCTGCCGCTGTTCGAGAAGAAGGTCACCGCTTTCATCGGCCCGTCGGGTTGCGGCAAGTCGACCCTGCTGCGCGTGCTGAACCGGATGTACGACCTCTATCCGCGCCAGCGGGCCGAGGGCGAGGTGATCTTCGACGGCAAGAACGTGCTCGACCCCGACCAGGACCGCAACATGCTGCGCGCCCGCGTCGGCATGGTGTTCCAGAAGCCGACGCCGTTCCCGATGTCGATCTACGACAACATCGCCTTCGGCATCCGCCTGTATGAAAACATCTCGCGCTCCGAGATGGACGGCCGGGTCGAGGCGGCGCTGACGCGCGGCGCGCTCTGGAACGAGGTCAAGGACAAGCTGCACACCAGCGGTCTCAGCCTCTCCGGCGGCCAGCAGCAGCGCCTCTGCATCGCCCGCACCATCGCGGTGCGGCCGGAAGTCGTGCTGTTCGACGAGCCCTGCTCGGCGCTCGATCCGATCTCGACCGCCAAGATCGAGGAACTGATCGACGAGCTGACGACCGATTACACGATCGCCATCGTCACCCACAACATGCAGCAGGCCGCCCGCGTCTCGGACTACACGGCCTTCATGTATCTCGGCGAGCTGATCGAGTTCGACGAGACCACGAAGATCTTCACCGCCCCGAGCGACAAGCGCACGCAGGACTACATCACCGGTCGCTTCGGCTAA
- the phoU gene encoding phosphate signaling complex protein PhoU, with translation MSEHIVSKYDEELNDVARRIAEMGGMAERLVDVAVGALMRVDAATARTVIADDKKLDVLQRECEERAIMIIARRQPMAMDLREVIAAQRIASDLERIGDLAKNIAKRVIALDGHIQSKRFNTGVEHMAQLSLAQLKDVLDSYATRDVDQAYQVWKRDEEIDAMYTSLFRELLTYMMEDPRNITFCTHLLFCAKNIERIGDHATNIAETVYYVVTGQVLAEDRPKQDESSTTAVAYEKN, from the coding sequence ATGTCCGAACACATCGTTTCCAAGTACGACGAAGAACTGAACGACGTCGCCCGCCGCATCGCCGAGATGGGCGGCATGGCCGAGCGTCTCGTCGACGTCGCGGTCGGCGCGCTGATGCGCGTCGATGCCGCGACCGCCCGCACCGTCATCGCGGACGACAAGAAGCTCGACGTGCTGCAGCGCGAATGCGAAGAGCGCGCCATCATGATCATCGCCCGGCGCCAGCCCATGGCGATGGACCTGCGCGAAGTCATCGCCGCGCAGCGCATCGCCAGCGATCTCGAGCGCATCGGCGACCTAGCCAAGAACATCGCCAAGCGCGTCATTGCGCTGGACGGCCACATCCAGTCCAAGCGCTTCAACACCGGCGTCGAGCACATGGCGCAGCTGTCGCTGGCGCAGCTCAAGGACGTGCTGGATTCCTACGCGACCCGCGACGTCGACCAGGCCTACCAGGTCTGGAAGCGTGACGAAGAAATCGACGCCATGTACACGTCGCTCTTCCGCGAGCTGCTGACCTACATGATGGAAGATCCGCGCAACATCACCTTCTGCACGCATCTCCTGTTCTGCGCCAAGAACATCGAGCGCATCGGCGACCATGCGACCAACATCGCCGAGACGGTCTATTATGTCGTCACCGGCCAGGTCCTGGCCGAGGATCGTCCCAAGCAGGATGAATCCAGCACGACCGCCGTCGCGTATGAGAAGAACTGA